Proteins encoded within one genomic window of Diorhabda sublineata isolate icDioSubl1.1 chromosome 1, icDioSubl1.1, whole genome shotgun sequence:
- the LOC130452465 gene encoding elongation of very long chain fatty acids protein 7-like, whose protein sequence is MTSLMHLVVENYSEFAESRDPTVDSWLFMKSPVPVIAILLTYLIFVLKIGPRWMEKKKPYDLKLVMILYNAYQVLFSIWLCSTAVYVKEPVKLLSRSCNNPSNNKELQEIVYNSSWWYFFSKIVELLDTVFFVLRKKQSQVTFLHVYHHAITMFFSWGYLKFLPGEQGLVIGFLNSLVHVVMYFYYFIAALGPKYQKYLWWKKYMTWIQLTQFCIMLAYLVFIIAIDCKLPKALTFFFVGNVIIFLYLFSDFYRKAYTKAHSQRTTTKPIEVGPASVIEPMIQKVKAQ, encoded by the exons ATGACGTCGTTAATGCATCTAGTTGTTGAAAATTACAGTGAATTTGCAGAATCAAGAG ATCCTACAGTAGATTCATGGTTGTTTATGAAATCTCCAGTACCTGTGATTGCGATTCTTTTAACTTATCTCATTTTCGTATTGAAAATAGGACCAAGATGGATGGAGAAGAAAAAGCcttatgatttaaaattagtgatgATTTTGTACAATGCTTATCAAGTACTTTTCAGTATATGGCTGTGTTCAACTGCAGTATATGTGAAAGAGCCGGTTAAATTGTTGAGTCGGAGTTGTAATAATCCTTCTAATAATAAAGAACTTCAAGAAATT GTATACAATTCATCTTGGTGGtatttcttttctaaaattGTCGAGCTTTTGGACACTGTGTTTTtcgttttaagaaaaaaacagtCGCAAGTAACCTTCTTACATGTATATCATCATGCCATAACCATGTTCTTCTCCTGGggttatttgaagtttttacCAG gTGAACAAGGACTAGTTATAGGATTTCTGAATTCGCTCGTCCACGTAGTGATGTATTTCTACTATTTCATAGCTGCGCTGGgaccaaaatatcaaaaatacctATGGTGGAAAAAATACATGACCTGGATTCAATTG ACGCAATTCTGCATAATGTTGGCATATTTGGTATTCATCATTGCCATCGATTGTAAACTACCGAAAGCTCTGACGTTCTTCTTCGTAGGCAATGTGATAATTTTCCTATACCTCTTCAGTGACTTCTACAGAAAAGCTTATACAAAAGCCCATTCACAACGAACAACAACAAAACCCATCGAAGTCGGTCCCGCTTCAGTCATTGAACCAATGATACAGAAAGTGAAAGCTCAATAA